A region of Salinibacter sp. 10B DNA encodes the following proteins:
- a CDS encoding HEAT repeat domain-containing protein yields MTYIRRISFAGLFLFLLASPTTTPQAQAQSTWQQTFGLQIAELLQSPDQSLQDHGMRTLIEVVTQRGNAVRLREAATPLLNIYAASAESSRRLTAVVALSKIDDPVSYTTLLMMALDEPDARVRDTILKAAAESRSIRRPTVAQAYNRLLQRVDSPTEPS; encoded by the coding sequence ATGACGTACATCCGCCGTATTTCTTTTGCTGGCCTTTTCCTTTTTCTTCTCGCCTCTCCGACAACGACGCCCCAGGCCCAGGCTCAATCCACCTGGCAGCAGACGTTCGGACTGCAGATTGCCGAGCTGCTCCAGTCGCCCGACCAGTCGCTCCAAGACCACGGAATGCGCACCCTCATCGAGGTGGTCACCCAACGAGGGAACGCCGTTCGGCTTCGGGAGGCCGCGACGCCGCTTCTGAACATTTATGCCGCTTCGGCCGAGTCGTCGCGCCGCCTGACGGCCGTGGTAGCGCTGAGCAAGATCGACGATCCCGTCTCGTACACAACCCTCTTGATGATGGCCCTGGACGAGCCGGACGCTCGGGTGCGCGACACAATCCTGAAGGCTGCTGCCGAGTCCCGCTCGATTCGCCGCCCTACGGTGGCGCAGGCATACAATCGGCTGCTTCAACGAGTCGATTCCCCCACGGAACCCTCCTAA